The nucleotide window CGGCTCCGGGAGTTCGTATTTCCAAAATTAAAAACCTTGAAGACGATATTGCTCTCAGCCTTGCAGCTTTTGGTATAAGGATTATTGCTCCCATGCCGGGGAGAGGAACTATAGGGATTGAAGTTCCTAATGAAAAGCCTGATATTGTATCATTTAAATCTGTAATTAAATCAAATGCTTTTCAAGAATCAAAAATGGAACTACCCATTGCCCTCGGAAAAACCATTTCTAATGAGACTTATGTATTTGATTTAACAAAAATGCCTCATATATTGGTAGCCGGAGCAACAGGACAAGGTAAGTCTGTCGGATTAAATGCTATGATAGCTTCAATCTTGTATAAAAAACACCCTTCACAAGTCAAATTTGTTTTAGTTGATCCTAAAAAAGTTGAACTGACACTTTACGAAAGGATTGAAAATCACTATCTTGCGACATTGCCTGATGCAAAAGAACCAATCATTACAGATAATCAAGAAGTTGTTCATACCATCAGTTCTTTAAATGTAGAAATGGATGACAGATACCAACTGTTGAAAAAAGCAAAAGCAAGAACCATTAAAGAATATAATAATAAATTTATTTCAAGACAATTAAACCCGGAAAACGGACACAAATACTTACCGTATATAGTTTTAGTGATTGATGAATTTGCTGATTTGATTATGACAGCCGGCAAAGAAATTGAACTTCCTATTGCACGTTTAGCACAACTTGCAAGAGCAATCGGGATACATTTAATTGTAGCAACACAACGTCCGTCAACAAATATAATTACAGGTGTAATAAAAGCAAATTTCCCGGCTCGTGTAGCTTTCAGGGTTGCTTCTATGATTGACTCCAGAACTATTCTTGACAGCCCCGGTGCAAACAGACTTATAGGCAGAGGGGATATGCTCATCACCCAAGGAAGTGAAACAATACGCTTGCAATGTGCATTTATTGATACTCCTGAATTAAATAAAATAACAAAGTATATTGAAGGGCAACAATCATATCCTATGCCTTTCTTATTACCTGAACATGAACTTGACGGAGATGATGTTCCCGGAGCAGTTGATTTAGGAAAAAGAGATGAATTGTTTGAGGAAGCAGCAAAAATCATTGTAATGAATCAACAAGGTTCAACCTCTTTGATACAACGTAAACTTTCAATAGGATATAACAGGGCCGGAAGAATTGTTGACCAATTAGAAGCAGCCGGCATAATCGGCCCGCCAAAAGGAAGTAAAGCAAGAGATGTATATGTCTTGGATGAATATTCACTTGAGAAGATATTAAGTTCACTTCCGTAACAATGAAATTCGATAAATTTTCGTTTAAATGAAAAATTATATTACGGTATATTTTTTGTTTACTTTTATAATAAATCACATACTATGAAAAGAATAACAATCATAATTATTTTCTTATCTGTATTTATATCCTGTTCTTATGCACAAATAGAACTTTCAAAAGATCCTGAAGCAAAAAAAATATTAGATGCTGTTTCAGCAAAAACAAAATCTTTTAAAAGTTTGAGAATTAAGTTTAATTACACAATAGAAAATAAACAGACAGAAGAAAAAGATAATTTTAAAGGTTATGCTTTTTTAAGCGGTAAAAAATATAAAATTATCATTCCGGGTATTGAGATTTTTTCTGACGGAATAACCGTATGGACATATATGAAAGATGCTGAAGAAATAACAATTACAGAACCCGGACCCAATGATGAATCAATATTTAATCCTGCAAAGTTATTTACAATATACGAAACAGGATACAAATATCTTTTAATCGGCCAAGAAAAAATTGATAATATATTGCATGATGTTATAGATATTTTCCCTGAATTGGAAGAAAACAGCCCATATTCAAAAATAAGATTAAAAATTAATCCGGGCAAAGATCAAATTTATTCAATAGAAACTTTCAGTAAAAACGGTATTAATTACACAATTAATGTTGTAGAACATAAACCGAATGTAAAAATAACTGAAAAACTATTTATACTTGATAAATCAAGGTATCCGGAAGATATTGAAATAGTTGATCTGAGATAAAATAAAAATAAGTTACTACTACATTTAATTTATAATTTATTCAAAATCATTTTTTTTTTTTAAATTTACATTTTGATAATCTGCACATAAATGAGTAAAGCAAAAATATTGATTGTAGAAGATGACAGTATGTTATGTACCGTCTTTGAAATGTTTTTAGAAGAATTGGGATATTCTCATTCCGGAACATTTGCTTCCGGTGAAGCTGCTCTTGCTCATATGGAAAATGACCAACCTGATTTAATCTTAATGGACATACATCTTGAAGGTGAAATTGACGGTGTTGATACAGCAAAAATTATTTTTGAAAAATACAATATCCCAATCATATATATATCCGGCGTCAGCGATGTAAGTACTGTAAAAAGAGCTGTATTAAATAATACATACGGTTTTATGACAAAACCTGTGTATAGGAACAGCTTAGAGTTAAATATTGAATTTGCTATTGCAAAACATCAATTATTAAATATATAGAAAAGCCTTTCAAACAGCCTGTTATGTATCAAATGATAATAATTTTACTTGCATTGCTGTTTATTTTTTCTTTCAGGATATTTTCTCAAGAAAATAATTACCAAACAAAATTTTATAATTTGATTAAAGATTATAAAATGATTGATCTTCCTTAAATTTAAATAAATACTATACTGATGAAAAGAATATCTGCTGCATTTATCTATACAGGCAAAAGCATACTTAAGAAAGCAATTATTGAAATTGATGATGAAGGAAAGATAATTAATATTATTGATACTAAAGGAAAAATAAAAGAACAAGAATCACTCAAATATTATAACGGTGTTATTGTTCCGGGGTTTATTAATGCACATTGCCATCTGGAACTTTCTCATATGAAAGGAATGATAAAAAGTGAAACTGTGAAAGGTTTGCCCGGTTTTATTGATGAAATCGTTTCTAAAAGAAATTTCCCTGAAGATATGCATGATA belongs to Bacteroidales bacterium and includes:
- a CDS encoding response regulator; amino-acid sequence: MSKAKILIVEDDSMLCTVFEMFLEELGYSHSGTFASGEAALAHMENDQPDLILMDIHLEGEIDGVDTAKIIFEKYNIPIIYISGVSDVSTVKRAVLNNTYGFMTKPVYRNSLELNIEFAIAKHQLLNI
- a CDS encoding DNA translocase FtsK — translated: MFFILLSILLFISFSSFLTTWKDDQDILHMGWYDYLFNTSVSTKNLVGKIGLFLSHIFVYNWFGIASYSFSVLSFIIGLKFLKAYKKPLMPVTKNVAFTILWLSICLSLIFGNENDIAGGKFGFQIHMWFKSFLGVFGEVIVLVITLTGFLMLTIEGFNAKIKELFEGIFNKEAFSKSFQKIKKNISSDEDTKQADKIQKGSNKKDKIIVIDLDDDENIKITDKRNYKLLDNGKEIEPDNDLKFEVENTSNKHIDKENPHIDKELNDNEGTKKIETGQLLLDVTQNKDILAEKISDNTFTNYDPTLDLSNFVLPSIDLLDDHNAGNPEVTKEELLRNKNRIVETLRHYKIEIKKIKATIGPTLTLYEIIPAPGVRISKIKNLEDDIALSLAAFGIRIIAPMPGRGTIGIEVPNEKPDIVSFKSVIKSNAFQESKMELPIALGKTISNETYVFDLTKMPHILVAGATGQGKSVGLNAMIASILYKKHPSQVKFVLVDPKKVELTLYERIENHYLATLPDAKEPIITDNQEVVHTISSLNVEMDDRYQLLKKAKARTIKEYNNKFISRQLNPENGHKYLPYIVLVIDEFADLIMTAGKEIELPIARLAQLARAIGIHLIVATQRPSTNIITGVIKANFPARVAFRVASMIDSRTILDSPGANRLIGRGDMLITQGSETIRLQCAFIDTPELNKITKYIEGQQSYPMPFLLPEHELDGDDVPGAVDLGKRDELFEEAAKIIVMNQQGSTSLIQRKLSIGYNRAGRIVDQLEAAGIIGPPKGSKARDVYVLDEYSLEKILSSLP
- a CDS encoding outer membrane lipoprotein carrier protein LolA; this translates as MKRITIIIIFLSVFISCSYAQIELSKDPEAKKILDAVSAKTKSFKSLRIKFNYTIENKQTEEKDNFKGYAFLSGKKYKIIIPGIEIFSDGITVWTYMKDAEEITITEPGPNDESIFNPAKLFTIYETGYKYLLIGQEKIDNILHDVIDIFPELEENSPYSKIRLKINPGKDQIYSIETFSKNGINYTINVVEHKPNVKITEKLFILDKSRYPEDIEIVDLR